One stretch of Desulfovibrio aminophilus DSM 12254 DNA includes these proteins:
- a CDS encoding PilZ domain-containing protein, with protein sequence MRRPPDIASLRVLLVAEPGDARSAYEQELARLGVTFDAIDGPGGRPAGAVGRIYNGILLDLPTWIRCPARDRENLQAVLEHFPVLRLLHNQEQGGIRGVSLGATVRQARDMDGFLLKECAGFHPRPLRMSDRHDVSHSALILRGPDQASEQGERAVTTNVSATGCFMVAFGVFEVGQKLWLLFPEENSPDQGGPVRCVVRWFRPWGVSRRLPGIGVAFEDSAPVWLQSARATTR encoded by the coding sequence ATGAGACGCCCGCCGGATATCGCCAGCCTCCGGGTTCTTCTCGTCGCTGAACCCGGCGACGCCCGTTCCGCCTATGAACAGGAGCTGGCGCGTCTCGGCGTGACCTTCGACGCCATCGACGGTCCCGGCGGCCGGCCTGCTGGTGCCGTGGGCCGGATTTACAACGGCATTCTGCTGGACTTGCCCACCTGGATCCGCTGCCCGGCCCGTGACCGGGAAAATCTTCAGGCCGTGCTGGAGCATTTTCCAGTGCTGCGGCTGCTGCACAATCAGGAGCAGGGAGGCATCCGGGGAGTGTCCCTGGGCGCCACGGTACGCCAGGCTCGGGACATGGACGGTTTCCTGCTCAAGGAATGCGCCGGCTTCCACCCCCGGCCGCTGCGCATGAGCGACCGCCATGACGTGAGCCACAGTGCCCTGATTCTGCGCGGCCCTGATCAGGCATCAGAACAAGGGGAGCGCGCCGTCACCACCAATGTCTCGGCCACGGGCTGTTTCATGGTGGCCTTCGGCGTGTTCGAGGTCGGGCAGAAACTGTGGTTGCTCTTCCCCGAGGAGAATTCGCCGGACCAGGGCGGCCCGGTGCGGTGCGTGGTGCGCTGGTTTCGACCCTGGGGCGTTTCGCGACGGTTGCCGGGAATCGGCGTGGCCTTCGAAGACTCCGCGCCCGTGTGGCTCCAGTCCGCGCGCGCGACTACCCGCTAG
- a CDS encoding winged helix-turn-helix domain-containing protein, which yields MDEGMAREPEERGRREKARKAEHAARPMAGLSASASSPTVRLHLWLERDGDMCFGAGRAQLLFQVERLGSLKKAAESLGMSYRAAWGKIQRSEKALGFKLVESRGSRRQGIVLTPEGRAMAEWFQRWFERVESAAVDAASEVFPFPARRFQDDGGESPLR from the coding sequence ATGGACGAGGGTATGGCCCGGGAGCCGGAAGAGCGCGGCAGGCGCGAGAAGGCCAGGAAGGCGGAGCACGCTGCCCGGCCGATGGCGGGCCTCTCCGCGTCCGCATCCAGCCCCACCGTGCGGCTGCACTTATGGCTGGAGCGGGACGGCGACATGTGTTTCGGCGCGGGCCGCGCCCAACTCCTGTTCCAGGTCGAACGCCTCGGTTCGTTGAAGAAGGCCGCCGAGAGCCTGGGCATGTCCTATCGGGCCGCCTGGGGCAAGATCCAGCGGAGTGAAAAGGCCCTGGGCTTCAAGCTGGTGGAGTCGAGGGGCAGCCGCCGCCAGGGCATCGTGCTCACCCCGGAAGGGCGGGCCATGGCCGAATGGTTCCAGCGTTGGTTCGAACGTGTGGAGTCCGCTGCCGTGGATGCGGCTTCCGAAGTATTTCCTTTCCCGGCGCGTCGTTTCCAGGACGACGGGGGCGAATCGCCTCTTCGTTGA
- a CDS encoding FeoB-associated Cys-rich membrane protein gives MLENIVVIVIVAAALVYVVSRFVRTGKPGSGCGGCSSRGSCPSADRRGPGNDC, from the coding sequence ATGCTGGAAAACATCGTCGTCATCGTCATCGTGGCCGCAGCCCTGGTTTACGTCGTCAGCCGCTTCGTCCGCACGGGCAAGCCCGGCTCAGGGTGCGGCGGCTGCTCCAGCCGGGGCTCCTGCCCTTCAGCCGACCGACGCGGCCCTGGTAACGACTGCTGA
- a CDS encoding FeoA family protein: MSTHFCLRQAQVNQRLRIRTITAKGELGRRIRDMGLIPNTEIRVIGKAPLHDPVALRLLDFTLTLRNSEADHITVEPLAEEETVHE; encoded by the coding sequence ATGAGCACGCACTTCTGCTTGAGACAGGCCCAGGTGAATCAACGGCTGCGCATCCGCACCATCACGGCCAAAGGCGAACTGGGGCGGCGAATCCGCGACATGGGGCTGATCCCCAACACGGAAATCCGGGTCATCGGCAAGGCCCCCCTGCATGATCCGGTGGCCCTGCGCCTGTTGGACTTCACCCTGACCCTGCGCAACAGCGAGGCCGACCACATCACCGTCGAGCCCCTGGCCGAGGAGGAAACCGTCCATGAGTAA
- the fdnG gene encoding formate dehydrogenase-N subunit alpha, with translation MSITRRTFIKATGAGLAGLALGRLGLDLGPVRAYAAGLKIEGAKEVISICPFCSCGCNTLVHVKDGKIINIEGDPDFPISGGGLCAKGASLKSLHISPERLTKPLYRAPGSDKWEEKDWNWMMERIARRIKDQRDKDFLPKNAAGQLVNRLESVFHLGSSQVSNEEAAVLHQMIRAFGIVHFDHQARICHSPSVPALAECYGRGAMTNHYNDLANADAVLIMGSNCAEHHPMTFKWILKAKEKGAVVIHVDPKFSRTSARSSFHVPIRSGTDIAMLGGMVKYILENKKYFAEFVLNYTNASFLVGEKYSFKDGMFAGFDAAKGKYDKSAWAFEKDEQGLVKRDKTLKHPRCVINVMKAHYDRYSLDRVSSVTGVSKENLLKVYEAFCATGRPDRAGVFCYALGWTQHSVGVQNIRLSGIIQQLLGNVGIAGGGIAALRGEPNVQGTTDHALLYGYLPGYHSTPTANYQTLDEYLKAYTPGTKDPMSVNWWGNRPKYVVSLLKSWYGENATRENDFGYSWVPKMDVGMDCSHLYIFDRMYKGEIKGGFCFGHNPCQSIPNTHKVRKAWDKLDWLVMGDVFHNETTDNWRRPGVDPKTVKTEVFLLPSAYRAEKDGTISNSGRWHMWHYKAVEPLGKSRNMGEMFVEMMNRVRGLYVKEGGIFPEPITKADYPDRFDAEAVARRVNGFFTRDTKIGDKEYKKGQLVPGFPNLKDDGSTTSMCWVYTGGYTEEGGNLAKRRDLTQTPMQARIGLFPGFAWAWPMNRRILYNRASVDQNGKPYNPDKVVIAWENGKWVGDVPDGGYPPMAQEGGKYPFIMTTEGHSQLFGPGREDGPFPEHYEPAETPLSVNPFSKQMHNPVMKVIMSDMDELAKNGDPRFPIVLTTYSLTEHWCSGSETRNAPPLLEAEPQQYVEMSPQLAKEKGVKNGDVVIIESLRGKTEAVAMVTVRVKPFTIMGKTVHLVGMPFCFGWTKPKCGDSTNRVTVSIGDPNTTIPEYKACLVNLRKADKATEL, from the coding sequence ATGAGCATCACGAGGCGAACGTTCATCAAGGCGACCGGAGCGGGTCTGGCGGGTTTGGCCCTGGGGAGGTTGGGGCTGGACCTCGGCCCGGTTCGGGCCTACGCGGCTGGATTGAAGATCGAGGGGGCCAAGGAGGTCATCTCCATCTGTCCGTTCTGCTCCTGCGGCTGCAACACGCTGGTGCACGTCAAGGACGGCAAGATCATCAACATCGAGGGCGATCCGGACTTCCCCATCAGCGGCGGTGGCCTCTGCGCCAAGGGCGCCTCGCTCAAGTCCCTGCACATCAGCCCGGAGCGGCTGACCAAGCCCTTGTATCGGGCGCCCGGCAGCGACAAGTGGGAGGAGAAGGACTGGAACTGGATGATGGAGCGCATCGCCCGACGCATCAAGGACCAGCGCGACAAGGATTTCCTGCCGAAGAATGCCGCCGGCCAGCTGGTCAACCGCCTGGAGAGCGTCTTCCACCTGGGCTCCTCGCAGGTCTCCAACGAGGAGGCCGCGGTCCTGCACCAGATGATCCGCGCCTTCGGCATCGTGCACTTCGACCACCAGGCCCGCATCTGCCACAGTCCCTCGGTGCCGGCCCTGGCCGAGTGCTACGGCCGCGGGGCCATGACCAACCACTACAACGACCTGGCCAACGCCGACGCCGTGCTCATCATGGGCAGCAACTGCGCCGAGCACCACCCCATGACCTTCAAGTGGATTCTCAAGGCCAAGGAGAAGGGCGCGGTGGTCATCCACGTGGACCCCAAGTTCTCGCGCACCTCGGCCCGCAGCAGCTTCCATGTGCCGATCCGCAGCGGCACCGACATCGCCATGCTCGGCGGCATGGTCAAGTACATTCTGGAGAACAAGAAATACTTCGCCGAGTTCGTGCTGAACTACACCAACGCGAGCTTCCTGGTGGGCGAGAAGTACTCCTTCAAGGACGGCATGTTCGCCGGCTTCGACGCGGCCAAGGGCAAGTACGACAAGAGCGCCTGGGCCTTTGAGAAGGACGAGCAGGGTCTGGTCAAGCGCGACAAGACGCTCAAGCACCCGCGCTGCGTCATCAACGTGATGAAGGCCCACTACGACCGCTACAGCCTGGACCGCGTGTCCTCGGTCACCGGCGTGAGCAAGGAGAACCTGCTCAAGGTTTACGAGGCCTTCTGCGCCACGGGCAGGCCGGATCGGGCCGGCGTCTTCTGCTACGCCCTGGGCTGGACCCAGCACAGCGTGGGTGTGCAGAACATCCGTCTCTCGGGCATCATCCAGCAGTTGCTGGGCAACGTGGGCATCGCCGGCGGCGGCATCGCGGCCCTGCGCGGCGAGCCCAATGTCCAGGGCACCACGGACCACGCCCTGCTCTACGGCTATCTGCCCGGCTACCACAGCACGCCCACGGCCAACTACCAGACCCTGGACGAGTATCTCAAGGCCTACACCCCGGGCACCAAGGACCCCATGAGCGTGAACTGGTGGGGCAATCGGCCCAAGTACGTGGTCAGCCTGCTCAAGTCCTGGTACGGCGAGAACGCCACCAGGGAGAACGACTTCGGCTACTCCTGGGTGCCGAAGATGGACGTGGGCATGGACTGCTCGCACCTGTACATCTTCGACCGCATGTACAAGGGCGAGATCAAGGGCGGCTTCTGCTTCGGCCACAACCCCTGCCAGAGCATCCCCAACACCCACAAGGTGCGCAAGGCCTGGGACAAGCTGGACTGGCTCGTCATGGGCGACGTCTTCCACAACGAGACCACGGACAACTGGCGCAGGCCCGGCGTGGACCCCAAGACCGTCAAGACCGAGGTCTTCCTCCTGCCCTCGGCCTACCGGGCCGAGAAGGACGGGACCATCTCCAACTCGGGCCGCTGGCACATGTGGCACTACAAGGCCGTGGAGCCCCTGGGCAAGAGCCGCAACATGGGCGAGATGTTCGTGGAGATGATGAACCGGGTGCGCGGCCTCTACGTCAAGGAGGGCGGGATCTTCCCCGAGCCCATCACCAAGGCCGACTACCCGGACAGGTTCGACGCCGAGGCCGTGGCCCGGCGGGTCAACGGCTTCTTCACCCGCGACACCAAGATCGGGGACAAGGAATACAAGAAGGGCCAACTGGTGCCCGGCTTCCCCAATCTCAAGGACGACGGCTCCACCACGAGCATGTGCTGGGTGTACACCGGCGGTTACACCGAGGAGGGCGGCAACCTGGCCAAGCGCCGCGACCTGACCCAGACCCCCATGCAGGCCAGGATCGGCCTGTTCCCGGGCTTCGCCTGGGCCTGGCCCATGAACCGGCGCATCCTCTACAACCGCGCCTCGGTGGACCAGAACGGCAAGCCCTACAACCCGGACAAGGTGGTCATCGCCTGGGAGAACGGCAAGTGGGTGGGCGACGTGCCCGACGGCGGCTACCCGCCCATGGCCCAAGAGGGCGGCAAGTACCCCTTCATCATGACCACCGAGGGCCACTCCCAGCTCTTCGGCCCGGGCCGCGAGGACGGACCCTTCCCCGAGCACTATGAGCCGGCCGAGACCCCGCTCTCGGTGAATCCCTTCTCCAAACAGATGCACAACCCGGTGATGAAGGTCATCATGAGCGACATGGACGAGCTGGCCAAGAACGGCGACCCGCGCTTCCCCATCGTACTCACCACCTACAGCCTCACCGAGCACTGGTGTTCCGGCTCGGAGACCCGCAACGCCCCGCCCCTGCTGGAGGCCGAACCCCAGCAGTACGTGGAGATGAGCCCACAACTGGCCAAGGAAAAGGGCGTCAAGAACGGCGACGTGGTCATCATCGAGAGTCTGCGCGGCAAGACCGAGGCCGTGGCCATGGTCACGGTGCGCGTCAAGCCCTTCACCATCATGGGCAAGACCGTGCACCTGGTGGGCATGCCGTTCTGCTTCGGCTGGACCAAGCCCAAGTGCGGCGACTCCACCAACCGCGTCACCGTGTCCATCGGCGACCCCAACACCACGATCCCGGAATACAAGGCCTGCCTTGTGAATCTGCGCAAGGCCGACAAGGCGACCGAGCTGTAG
- the fdnG gene encoding formate dehydrogenase-N subunit alpha: protein MAITRRTFMKAAGAGLAGLTLGRFGLDLGPVRAYAAGLKIEGAKEVISICPFCSCGCNTLVHVKDGKIVNIEGDPDYPISGGGLCAKGAALRSLHVNENRLTKPLYRAPGSDKWEEKDWNWMLDRIATKVKETRDRDFVLKNASGQDVNRLESVFHLGSSQMSNEECAVTHQFVRGLGVVHFDHQARVUHSPTVPALAESVGRGAMTNHYTDIGNADVVFIMGSNAAEHHPIAFKWVLKAKEKGAVVIHVDPKFSRTSARSTFHVPLRSGTDIAFLGGMVKYLLDSKKYFSEYVNNYTNAAFIVGEKFAFKDGIFSGYDPTKRKYDKSAWALEKDENGLPKTDPTFKHPRCVLNLLKQHYSRYTLDKVSDVTGVAKADLLKVYDAFAATGKPDKAGTILYALGWTQHTVGVQNIRLSAIIQLLLGNIGVAGGGINALRGEPNVQGSTDHALLYGYIPGYHNAPTANFATLDEYIKANTPVSKDPKSVNWWGNRPKYIVSLFKAWYGDKATKENGFGYAWFPKLEPGVDYSHLFIFDRMYKGQIKGGFCFGHNPAQSFPNSNKVRKALGNLDWLVLADVYHNETTDFWRKPGADPASIQTEVFLLPSAYRAEKEGTISNSGRWHMWHYKAVEPLGQSRSMGDMIVEINNRMRALYSKNGGVFPEGVLNMDCPEKFDAETMTKKINGYFTQDVKIGDKEYKKGQLVPGFANLKDDGSTSSLCWVYCGGYTEAEGNLAKRRDLTQTPMQAKIGLYPKFAWAWPMNRRVLYNRASVDMNGKPYNPDKAVIVWEEGKWVGDVPDGPASPMSMEGGKYPFIMCTEGRAQLYGPGREDGPFPEHYEPVETPLKANPFSKQMNNPCFKSVTSDMDALAANGDPRYPIVLTTYCLTEHWCSGSETRNGPALLEAEPQQYVEMSPQLAKEKGIKNGDVVIVESLRGKVEAVAMVTVRIKPFKVAGKTVHLVGMPFCFGWTKPKCGDAANRLIPSVGDPNSTIPEYKASLVNLRKADKVTEL, encoded by the coding sequence ATGGCCATTACACGGCGAACGTTCATGAAGGCCGCGGGGGCGGGCCTGGCGGGCCTGACCCTGGGCCGCTTCGGGCTCGATCTCGGGCCGGTCCGCGCCTACGCGGCCGGGCTGAAGATCGAGGGGGCGAAGGAGGTCATCTCCATCTGTCCGTTCTGCTCCTGCGGCTGCAACACGCTGGTGCATGTCAAGGACGGCAAGATCGTCAACATCGAGGGCGACCCGGACTATCCCATCAGCGGCGGCGGCTTGTGCGCCAAGGGCGCGGCGTTGCGCTCCCTGCACGTCAACGAGAACCGGCTGACCAAACCCCTCTATCGCGCCCCGGGCAGCGACAAGTGGGAGGAGAAGGACTGGAACTGGATGCTTGATCGCATCGCGACCAAGGTCAAGGAGACCCGCGATCGCGATTTCGTGCTCAAGAACGCCTCCGGCCAGGACGTGAACCGGCTCGAGTCGGTGTTCCATCTCGGCAGTTCCCAGATGTCCAATGAAGAATGCGCGGTGACCCACCAATTCGTGCGCGGCCTGGGAGTGGTCCATTTCGACCACCAGGCACGTGTCTGACACAGCCCCACTGTGCCGGCTCTGGCAGAGTCGGTCGGACGCGGAGCGATGACGAATCACTACACCGACATCGGCAACGCCGATGTGGTGTTCATCATGGGCAGCAACGCCGCCGAGCACCATCCCATCGCCTTCAAGTGGGTGCTCAAGGCCAAGGAGAAGGGCGCCGTGGTGATCCACGTCGACCCGAAGTTCTCGCGCACCTCGGCCCGGAGCACCTTCCACGTGCCTCTGCGCAGCGGCACGGACATCGCCTTCCTGGGCGGCATGGTCAAGTATCTCCTGGACAGCAAGAAGTATTTCTCGGAATACGTCAACAACTACACGAACGCGGCCTTCATCGTGGGCGAGAAGTTCGCCTTCAAGGACGGCATCTTCTCCGGCTACGATCCCACGAAACGCAAGTATGACAAGAGCGCCTGGGCTCTTGAGAAGGACGAGAACGGTCTGCCCAAGACCGATCCGACCTTCAAGCATCCCCGTTGTGTGCTGAACCTGCTCAAACAGCACTATTCACGCTACACCCTGGACAAGGTTTCCGACGTCACCGGCGTGGCCAAGGCCGACCTGCTCAAGGTCTATGATGCCTTCGCCGCCACTGGCAAACCGGACAAGGCGGGCACCATTCTCTATGCGTTGGGATGGACCCAGCACACCGTGGGCGTCCAGAACATCCGGCTCTCGGCCATCATCCAACTCCTGTTGGGGAACATCGGCGTGGCGGGAGGCGGCATCAACGCCCTGCGCGGCGAGCCCAACGTGCAGGGCTCCACGGACCACGCCCTGCTTTATGGCTACATCCCCGGCTACCACAACGCGCCCACGGCCAACTTCGCTACCCTGGACGAGTATATCAAGGCCAACACGCCCGTGAGCAAGGATCCCAAGAGCGTGAACTGGTGGGGTAACCGTCCCAAGTATATAGTCAGCTTGTTCAAGGCCTGGTACGGCGACAAGGCCACCAAGGAGAACGGGTTCGGCTACGCGTGGTTCCCCAAGTTGGAGCCGGGCGTGGACTACTCCCACCTGTTCATCTTCGACCGCATGTACAAGGGCCAGATCAAGGGCGGTTTCTGTTTCGGGCACAACCCGGCGCAGAGCTTCCCCAACAGCAACAAGGTGCGCAAGGCCCTGGGCAACCTGGATTGGCTCGTGTTGGCCGACGTCTACCACAACGAGACCACGGACTTCTGGCGCAAGCCCGGTGCCGATCCGGCCTCCATCCAGACCGAGGTCTTCCTGCTGCCCTCGGCCTACCGAGCCGAGAAGGAGGGCACCATCTCCAACTCGGGCCGCTGGCACATGTGGCACTACAAGGCCGTGGAGCCCCTGGGCCAAAGCCGGAGCATGGGCGACATGATCGTGGAGATCAACAACCGCATGCGCGCCCTTTACTCCAAGAACGGCGGCGTCTTCCCCGAGGGAGTCCTGAACATGGACTGCCCGGAGAAGTTCGACGCCGAGACCATGACCAAGAAGATCAACGGTTACTTCACCCAGGACGTGAAGATCGGGGACAAGGAGTACAAGAAGGGCCAGCTCGTGCCCGGTTTCGCCAACCTCAAGGATGACGGTTCTACTTCGAGTCTATGCTGGGTCTACTGCGGCGGCTACACCGAGGCCGAGGGCAACCTGGCCAAGCGCCGGGATTTGACCCAGACGCCCATGCAGGCCAAGATCGGCCTGTATCCCAAGTTCGCCTGGGCTTGGCCCATGAACCGCCGGGTGCTCTACAACCGCGCCTCGGTGGATATGAACGGCAAGCCCTACAATCCGGACAAGGCGGTCATCGTCTGGGAGGAGGGCAAGTGGGTGGGCGACGTTCCGGACGGTCCGGCCTCCCCCATGTCCATGGAAGGCGGCAAGTATCCCTTCATCATGTGCACCGAGGGACGGGCGCAGCTTTACGGCCCCGGCCGCGAGGACGGGCCGTTCCCCGAGCACTATGAGCCGGTGGAGACGCCGCTCAAGGCCAATCCGTTCTCCAAACAGATGAACAACCCCTGCTTCAAGTCCGTGACCAGCGACATGGACGCCCTGGCCGCCAACGGCGACCCGCGCTATCCCATCGTGCTCACCACCTACTGCCTGACCGAGCACTGGTGCTCGGGTTCGGAAACCCGCAACGGCCCGGCGCTGCTGGAGGCTGAGCCTCAGCAGTACGTGGAGATGAGCCCGCAACTGGCCAAGGAAAAGGGCATCAAGAACGGCGATGTGGTCATCGTCGAGAGCCTGCGCGGCAAGGTCGAGGCCGTGGCCATGGTCACGGTGCGCATCAAGCCCTTCAAGGTGGCGGGCAAGACCGTGCACTTGGTGGGCATGCCGTTCTGCTTCGGCTGGACCAAGCCGAAGTGCGGCGACGCGGCGAACCGGCTGATTCCCTCGGTGGGCGATCCCAACTCGACCATTCCTGAGTACAAGGCCAGCCTGGTCAATCTGCGCAAGGCCGACAAGGTGACCGAGTTGTAA
- a CDS encoding 4Fe-4S dicluster domain-containing protein codes for MPKAFFIDTTKCTACRGCQVACKEWKGFPPVPTKQTGTHQNPPDLNPYNVKLVRFSEHMDKTGKVSWYFFPDQCRHCLEAPCKMASSVEGAIIQDPATGAVIYTEKTAQEDFDVIRGACPYDIPRQDPDTKRIVKCDMCIDRVQANLLPMCVKSCAMGAMSFGEREEILKQAEARLAAVKKEWPKAQLLNPADLAVVYLVTDEPAMYHKFAVAQAPQLFTRGQLLANVAAPFRRMARSIQG; via the coding sequence ATGCCCAAGGCGTTTTTCATCGACACCACGAAGTGCACGGCCTGCCGGGGTTGCCAGGTGGCCTGCAAGGAGTGGAAGGGATTCCCTCCGGTGCCCACGAAGCAGACGGGCACACACCAGAATCCCCCGGACCTCAATCCGTACAACGTGAAGCTCGTGCGTTTCAGCGAGCACATGGATAAAACCGGCAAGGTCTCCTGGTACTTCTTCCCGGACCAGTGCCGCCATTGCCTGGAGGCCCCCTGCAAGATGGCCTCCAGCGTGGAAGGGGCCATCATCCAGGATCCCGCCACCGGTGCGGTGATCTACACGGAGAAGACGGCTCAGGAGGACTTCGACGTCATTCGCGGGGCCTGTCCCTACGACATCCCCCGCCAGGATCCGGACACCAAGCGCATCGTCAAGTGTGATATGTGCATCGACCGCGTCCAGGCCAACCTGCTGCCCATGTGCGTCAAGAGCTGCGCCATGGGGGCCATGAGCTTCGGTGAGCGCGAGGAGATCCTCAAGCAGGCCGAGGCCCGGTTGGCGGCGGTCAAGAAGGAGTGGCCCAAGGCCCAGTTGCTGAACCCGGCCGATCTGGCCGTGGTCTATCTGGTGACGGACGAACCGGCGATGTACCACAAGTTCGCTGTGGCCCAGGCTCCGCAACTCTTCACCCGGGGCCAGCTCCTGGCGAATGTGGCGGCGCCCTTCAGGCGCATGGCGAGAAGCATTCAAGGTTGA
- a CDS encoding 4Fe-4S dicluster domain-containing protein, whose product MPKAFFIDTTKCTACRGCQVACKEWKGLPAVPTKQTGTHQNPPDLNPNNFKLVRFSEHMDKNGVVSWYFFPDQCRHCLEAPCKQASGVEGAIIQNPATGAVIFTEKTAQEDFEVIHGACPYDIPRLDPATRRIVKCDMCIDRVQANLLPMCVKSCAMGAMNFGERAAMLKMAGDRLAAVKKKFPKAQLCNPDDVSVIYLVEDEPKKYHEFAVAEAPGLLTRQQMLAGLASPLRRVARALRG is encoded by the coding sequence ATGCCCAAGGCGTTCTTCATCGATACGACGAAATGCACGGCCTGCCGAGGTTGCCAGGTAGCCTGCAAGGAGTGGAAGGGGCTGCCCGCCGTGCCCACGAAGCAGACGGGCACGCATCAGAATCCGCCGGACCTCAATCCGAACAACTTCAAGCTCGTGCGCTTCAGCGAGCACATGGACAAGAACGGAGTGGTTTCCTGGTACTTCTTCCCGGACCAGTGCCGCCATTGCCTGGAGGCTCCCTGCAAGCAGGCCTCCGGCGTGGAGGGGGCCATCATCCAGAATCCCGCCACTGGAGCGGTGATCTTCACGGAGAAGACGGCCCAGGAAGACTTCGAGGTGATTCACGGGGCCTGTCCCTACGACATCCCGAGGCTGGACCCGGCCACCAGGCGCATCGTCAAGTGCGACATGTGCATCGACCGCGTCCAGGCCAACCTGCTGCCCATGTGCGTGAAGTCCTGCGCCATGGGGGCCATGAACTTCGGCGAGCGCGCGGCCATGCTCAAGATGGCCGGAGACCGCCTGGCCGCGGTCAAGAAGAAGTTCCCCAAGGCCCAACTCTGCAACCCGGACGACGTCTCGGTCATCTACCTAGTGGAGGACGAGCCCAAGAAGTACCATGAATTCGCCGTGGCCGAAGCGCCAGGGCTCCTGACCCGCCAGCAGATGCTGGCCGGGCTGGCGTCGCCGTTGCGGCGCGTGGCCCGGGCCTTGCGCGGTTGA